The DNA region AATTAATAGTCCAGAATTGGCAGCTACCTTCACGGAAGAATTCAACATCATGTGGGGCGATCGCGCCAGTGGTCAGTCCGGGCGCTTGTTTGGAGTCAAAAAGCCTTTTCGTCCCGCTCGTCAGTTCACCATTGGGGCCAGCCGCGTCGAGGTGCAGTTTTCTCCGGCTTCCCGCTCCACACCCTGGGAGGACAGTAGCAACGGCTTGATTGGGAGAACGCTGAGCAGTGCCAATCAGACAATCGCAATGGCCTTATTTGTGTTCTCTGATCAAACGCTGGTGAATCGCCTGGAACCCCTGCACCGTAAAGGAGTGAATTTTAAGACATTAATCGATGCGGGCTTTGCCTACCGTTCCTATAGCGAAGGACTGGATATGATGGGAGTCGCCCTGGCGGAGAATTGCCAGTTTGAGCCAGATAATCGCCCCTGGCAACCGGCGATCGCTACGGTAGGAGTACCCCGGATGCCACCTGGAGACTTACTCCACCATAAATTCGGCCTGGTGGACGGACATACGGTAATCACAGGCTCTCATAACTGGACGGATGCGGCTAATCGGGGAAATGACGAGACAGTGATCGTAGTTCATAATCCGATCGTGGCGGCTCACTATCAACGGGAATTTGAACGGCTGTATACCAACGCCATTTTAGGAGTGCCACCCGCTGTCCAGAAGAAGGCGGCTGCAAACTATCAATGTCAGCCGTCAGCTTCATCTCAAGCCAGCAAAATTGCATCAGGTCAGGCTGAACCCACTCTGCGGGATCCTAGCCAACCGTTTCAAAAGCTTAAACATCCTACGAATCGAAACACTCGACTGACCAACCAGTCTCAGACAAAATCTGTTTCCCACCTTAAAAAGGCCACTCAGCGTATTAACTTGAACACCGCAACTCAGGCAGAACTCGAAAGTTTACCTGGAGTAGGGCCATCGTTGGCCAAGCGGATTATTGTGGCCCGCCAACAGAAACGATTCACGTCCCTTGCAGATTTTGATCAACTCAGTGGGGTCGGGCCGAAGTTATTAGAGAAATTGAAAGATCGGGTGACCTGGTAACTGCTGACTCAAGTTGAGCTAAATCAAACATTAAGTAACACTAAATAACGCTGAACCCAAAAACGAGGCTCTCTTAGCAGCTATAGAGAGCTTTCAATCTCAATGCCATTGGCAGGTTGCCTCTAGAAGCAAAAGCCAGGGCTGTTAGACGGGTAGCCGCAGACGGGGATGGTTTGAATTTAGGCTGGGTGTAACGGCTGCCACCCCCAACTCTACGGCCTGGAAAACCATCTCTACCAGCAAAAGCAGGCTCCGTGATAGAGACAAACAGAGCTAGAAGTGAAAAACCAATGGTGATTTGACGCATAGTGTTTGGGTAGATGCTGAATCTGTAACCTACATTAATAGAATGTCAAGTACAGGAGGGTAGCGGCCAGCGTTAAATCACCGAAGTCGTTTTGCCTTAATTGGCCGTGGCTTAACAGCAACTTAATACTCTGACCGTGGATTTACGAATTGCCGACAGTAATGGTCAATTTACAGCCTATCAAAACAGATTTTTGGTCAGTCTGTAAATCTGTGATAGGTTTATTGCACTTTTTTCTTTTTCATTGCGATGCAAGATCTTCGAGAAGAACTGGCTCAAACCCTGGATGAAGCAGAATGGAACTGGCTATCCCCTCATGCTCGACGAGACTCTTTAATTGTGGTGTCTCAGGAACTTAATTTGCTGGATGTCGGAGTTGCGATCGCTGAGGATGACACGTCCAAAGTCACCCGCTGGATTGAAGAAGCATTGATTCAAAAACCATCCCAGATCCAACTGAGTGATTGGAACCAAAATCAAATGAAGCGCTTTAATGCGTTGATTGTGCAGCCCTATGTACTGGTACAGGAAATTTAAGGTAATTTCCAAAAAGGGGGAACCTGCAAACCGGAGGAGTTCAGCAACCGATAGAAAACCTTAGTTCGTATTCAGATCACTACCTGACTGCTTGGCTCTTACTTACCGTCCTCCAAAATGGCGACTTAAGGTCGAGCCAGTATGTCCGGTAGCCACCCATAACAGTGCTCTGGCCCCATCACGGGCCGTTTTTTGCCACGGTTCAGATTGATGCGTTGAAGGAACTGACACTGGCTTTAGCAAAATGCCTCGACTGCCAAAGACAATTTCCCCAACCAGGGAAGCGCGTCCCATGTGAGTATCGGAAGTAACCAGATAAACACTGGTAATACCTTTAGATCTCAATTCGTCAACCAGCGTTGTAAAGTTAGTTACTGTATCGACCGCTGTTCGATCCAGGTGCAAGCGGTTAAAACTAATCCCAGCTTTTGAAAAAACATCCTCGGTGTACTCAATGTTGCTGCCACTGGAAATCCAGATTGGTAGCTCAGGATGTTGGCGGGCAAAATTGGCAGCAAAGTTTTCTCGCTCCGGAGCGCCACCCAGTACCAAAATGGCTTGAGGTTGAGTTAAGTAGTTCTGAATTCCTCGGTAACTGAACCATGCCATTGGCAACAGAAAAAGCGCCATAGCAGAAACGAGCTTCTTACGGAAGCGGGGTGGACGGCGAGTGGAGGAATTGGGTAGTTGGAGCAAACCCCTGACGGTCATAGTTTGACGATTTGATTTGAGGATTTCGAGGGTTTAAATAAAGCTATCTGCGAGGAGTAGGTCGTTGCTGTGCGGGAGAGGATCGCCCTTGAGCCTGAGTAATGGCAGCCCGGATTTGTGGGGTTTCCAGTAGCTTTTTGGCATCTGCCAGCAGGCGATCGCCCCACAAATTCTCCTTCAAAACTTTTAAATCAGCATAGCTATTATCCAGCTTGATGGCAGCTTCTGCCAGGGCTAATGCTTGCTGTTGATCGCCTTTCATGTAAAGCGCCACTGCTGTTGCCAGACGAGGCTCTGCCGCTTTTTCATCAATGGCTGAGGCGGTTTTCCAATACTGGATGGCTTCATCGATTCTGCCCGATTCATATTTAATCAATCCAATATTGTTGATTGCAGGCCAGTAGTTCTTTTCCTGAGCAATGGCCTTTTCATATTGGACGATCGCGTCCGAAAGCTGGCCCATCATTAGGTACGTATTTCCTAAATCAAATAACGCTCCTGGCACATTCGGCTTAATTTGCAAACCTGCTTTGATATACTCAACTGCCTGACTGTATTTGCCCTTCTGACGATAAGCAGAGCCAAGCGCAAACAGAACCGCTGAATTTTTATTGTCCAGAGATTGAGCTTTCTGAAGTGCCGTAATCCCGTTATCTATCTCGTTAGTCTGTAAATATAGTCCTCCTAGTAATGACCAGACTTCTGGACTTTTAGGAGCTAATTGAGTGGCTAATCTGACTCGCTGCAAAGCCAATTCGTACTGCTGGAACTGAGCAAGCTGAACAGCCTCTTGGGCCAGACTAAGACCCTGTTGCTGAAGTTTGGTGGGATCCAGGCGCAGGACATGAGGCACCAGGGCCTGCCCAGATGCTAAACGGGGCATTCCCAGCAGACTCATGAGAACAAGAGTGAAAATGACAAGTTTGCGGTTAGGCACGATGACAGGGCTTTAAGAATACAACATGGCTCGACTGACAGATAGCTTAGTCGATTTGACTCTTATGGTGGCACAAATCTTGCTGAATACTCTAAAAAAGCCAATGGGCTTAAGAAATTAGAAATCGATGACACATCTGGGTCAAAACCCCCTATCCTAGAGGACTCTAAAAGTATTATGGATTAGAGCTTATGGATCGGTTCACTGTTGAGGTGATTGCCCAAACTCCCCAACCACAGCAAGTGATCTATGCGGCGATGCATCAGGACTATGCCGAGGAGTTTGTCTGGAGTGAGCGCGATCGCTTCCCCAGCGAAGAAAAGTGCGGCGAACTGGTGGTCAAACATTTGCTGGCAGGAAATCGTGGTCATTATGGCCCCCTGGAGCATCCCCAAATTGTTTTAAACTGCGGCTGGTTTCCCCACAGCACCATGCAGCAAATTCGCACTCATCGTGTTGGCATTAGTTTCGATGTTCAGTGTCTAGCTGGCGATACAGAAATTACCTTCGTAAAGGCATCTGGGGCCTTAAGAAAAATCAGAATTGCTGAACTATACGACCTTTGGACTCATGGCGAGAAAGCAGTTCGAGAGCGGAAGATTCAAGGTCGTCAGGGTGAACCTCCAGGGCAATATCGTCGGGACTGTAAGACACGTCTCAAGAATATGCGCCTGAGAGTCTTGAATGAAGAGACTGGGTTATTTGAAACCAGCCATATTCGGGATGTGATGTGTAGCGGCCTACAGCCTGTTTATCGGCTCACCCTGGAAGATGGCAGAACGCTGGATTGTACAACCAATCATCGTTTACTGACTACTCAAGGGTGGCAAACAATGGGAGAGGCTGTTGGGCTACAGACTGCTCCTGACGGCAGTGTAGTGAATATGACTCATCCCTGCGCTGTTATGGCTAATGGAGTTGTGGCTGTGGGGAGAGGACTCTACCGAGATAAAGTTTGGCTGAACCAGCAAATTCATTTAGGACTTTCCACTCAAGAAATTGCTAATTTAGCCGCCTGCTCAGAAACATCCGTCAGAGACTGGGCAAAGCGCCTAGGGCTGCAACTTAATCAGAGAAATACCCAATTTCATAAAGGCCAAAAACCCTGGAATTATAGAGCGAATGCTCTGTATAGAGATAAACAATGGTTGGAAACCCAACTTAACCAGGGATCATCTGTTGATCAGATGGCTGAAGCCGCTGAATGTTCGATCGAGGCGATCAAAAAGTGGGCTTACTACTACGGTCTCGCTCTCAACAAACGCCCAACGCCATTCCAGCCAGGATTTACCCCCTGGAATAAGAGTAAGTCCGGATACCATTTGAACTTGTCGGCCAGTAGCCAGGAAAAGTGTAGAGAAAATGCTGCTCGATATACACAGCGTGGGCCAGAATCCAACTTCTGGAAAGGTGGCACTTCAGAGACACGAGAGCTAATTGGGGCATGGACACGGCAGGTTGCACCGCAAGTTCATGCGAAGTACAACTATATCTGTCAGCGTTGTGGATGCCGAGGCGGGGAACTTCATGCCCATCATTTGGTTCCTGTTTTTGCTGATGAATCGTTAGCTTATGAGTTTGAGAATTTAGTTAGTCTTTGTAAGACTTGTCACGAATACATTCATAACAATAATTTAGAGGCTGAATTTGCAGCAGCCTTTCAATCTACTACTGAACCGAAGAATTGGCAGGCTAAACCAAAACCACAGGGACGAAAGCTGAAACCTCATCCATTGGCAGTCATTAGGATTGAGTATTTGGGCTGGCAAATGACCTATGACTTGGAAGTTGAGGAGCCGTGGCACAATTTTGTAGCTAATGGGCTAGTGGTTCATAATTCCTTCCGCTATACCGGATCCCGAATTTTGGATGTCGTGGCGGGCAAGCGAGATGTTGAAGAGGTGTTTTATTTGCGCCCGGTGGGGGCTTATAGCGATCGCCAGGGCAAGCGCTATGACTACACAGAAGCATTACGTCAGCAAGATCTGGAGTGGTGTTTGCAAGCCTGTCAGCGCTACAAAGAACGGATTGATCAGGGGTTTGCCGAGGAACACGCTCGCGGCCTGATTCCCTTTGATGTGCGACAACATTGGGTGATGTCCGCAAATGTCCGATCGCTGATGCATCTGCTCGATTTGCGCTGGAAGTCTGATGCTCAGTTGGAGGCCCAAAAGCTGTGTGAAACCATCTGGCCTCACTTCCAAGCCTGGGTACCAGCGATCGCCGACTGGTATGAAACAAATCGTCTTAAGAAAGCTCGGTTAGCTCCTTAATATTCAATCATCCAAAATGCCATAAAGTCTTCCTAAGAATCTTGAGTAAAGTGCATATAAAACTTCAAAGAACTGCAACTAAATCTTGCAGTTTTTTACCCCATTCTTTCTCCTTTGTAATCGGATTCCAGGCAGCCAAACGTTAAGAAAAGCTATTGGAATCGAGAGTTGGGTACCTTACTGTGAGAAGCTTCAGGTCGCTTCTAGAGACACTCTTAACAGAACTACACCGTTAACTAAATTCGGCAGAAATATTATTTTTCGTACTTTTAAGAAGTATAAGAAAAGTGGAAGCATAACATTTCCAGCAAAATACCTTGAAAGGATATAGGATAAGGATTTCAAGGTTTCCTTACAAAAGAATCTGGTTTTTGTAGCGGCTATATTAGCCTCCATAGTGATGAGTTTATGACTCGTGTTTACTATGGAGTCAGAGTCGGGATATATTTTACTGCTGGCCGAGCATCCGCGTCAGGTGCGGGTTCTGATGTCGTTGCTTGGATGTTCCAGTCATTCAGTTGCGATCGCCTGTTCAGCAGAGCAGGCCGTTACTCAAGTGCATGAAAAACCACCTTTCTTAATTATTCTGGCAGGCGATCACCAGAACTGGTCTCATACCCTGCTGCAGGAACTGCGTACCCGTGCCAATGCTCATCCAGTAACCCTCGTCGCCTTAACTGACTTTCATGCTCCTAGTTGGATTCATCAGGAAGAAAATCCCGGATTTGACGGTTTCTTAGTCAACCCTATCAGCAGTGAAGTGTTATCCTCACTGGTTCAGTCGGCTTACACCCGCCAAACTTGTTACTCAATTCGTTAGGCTAGAAGGACAAAGTGCTGCCGCTTCTCTGTCTATGCAATTCGCTCCTCTCTATCCGATCGTCCACCAGGTTCTGAAGCCGCTGTTTCCGCAGTGCCTGTGGTCGGGTAATGAGAACGTACCGACGATCGCGCTCACCTTTGATGATGGCCCTCACCCACGTTATACGCCTGAACTTTTGCAGGTTTTAGATCGGCACGGGGTCGTAGCCAGCTTTTTCTGGTTAGGTGTTTGTGTCAACCGGGCACCTGCGATCGCGGAAGGAATTTATCGCCGGGGACACTGGATTGGCTTACATGGTTATGACCATCGTTCCTTTCCCACCCTCTCCTCTACTGAACTGAAGCTCAGCCTGCAAAGAACTCAAAGCGAAATTTCCAGAGCCTGCCAAATCCCCGAACAAGCCATTTTAGACGTGCGGCCCCCCAATGGCTTTTTCACCCCCAAGATCCTCGATCTATTACAGGAGGAGAACTATCGTTCTGTAATGTGGAGTGTCGTCCCGGAGGATTGGGTTAATCCTGGAGTGGCTACGGTGGTCAATCGGGTTCTGGCTCAGGTGAAAAATGGCTCAATTATTGTGCTACATGATGGTCATTGTGGCGGAGAACGGGTGGCAGAGATCGTTGACCACTTAATTCCGATCCTCCTGCGACAGGGATACCGCTTCGTTACCATCGAGCAAATCTGGCAACAAACCTCTGCTCTACCCACTAAATTAATCAGTTGAATGTCAACGCCATACAGGCGATCGCCAGATGCTTGAGAAACATCGTTTTCCTTGCTCCCCAATCGCCCCTTTCCAGAATATTACCTGGGTTGAAAAGCTGTATATTGTCCTTTTAGTCCTTCTACGATCGCCTTTGTATTGGCGATCAACATTTTAGGATAGGTATCTGCCGCTGACCCTGGCTCCCCCAAACTATCTGAGTACAGCTCCTGTTCAGAAATTTTTACATTGGCTTCCTTAGCCACGGCCTCAATCAATTTGGGATTGACGGTCACTTCCGCAAACAAGGTCGGCACCCCAGAAGCCTTCACCTCCTTCACCAGTGCTTTAACCCGATTGGCCGTCGGCTTCTCTTCCGTACTGATTCCCTGTAAGGCTCCCTCCACTGAAATTCCATAGGCTACTGCGTAGTACCCCATCGCATCATGGGTTGTCACCAGTTTACGATTGGATACCGGAATGTTAGCAATTTGAGATCGAATCCAGGTATGGATTTGAGTCAATTCGGTTGCCAATCTAGTTGCATTCTGCGTATACAAATTTGCTTTTTCAGGAGCCAGTTTAGCGAGGTGATTTTCAATGACTTTCACCATTGCCGCACCATTAGCTGCATTTTGCCAGACATGAGGATCAGGAGCCTGATCACCTTTGGCACCGTGATTGTCTGCTTGATTGCCAGCCTCAGAAGCCGATTCTCCGTGATCATGCTCCTCCCCCATCAAAGGTTGTTTCACCGCCGCTTCTGCCACCGCAATTTTGGGAGCCGGATTGGAAGTGGACTGGATGAGTTTCACCAGATTCGGTTCAAAGTTATAGCCAGAGTAAAGAATTAACTGAGCATCCTCGATCGCCCGTCGATCTTGAGGCACTGCTTCATAGACATGACCATCCACACCGGGCTTCAGCAAACAGGTGAGATCCAGCGTATCTTCTGCGATCGCCTTAGTCATATCGCAAAGTATGGTTGTAGTTACCACCACTTTAGGACGCTGCGTCCCGGTATTTACTCCAGCAGCACCTGTCACTGTTGGATTGGGTGACATTGCAGTACAACTGGTCAGACATCCGACCATCAGGGCAAGCACTCCCCCACTCCACCTCTGCCAAGCCCAGTGACTCATAAATGGTGAATCCTTTTTTATTCCAGAAATGACCATGTAAAATAAGAATGAAAATCGTTCTCATTTTGCCTTCTCATGTTAGAAGTTCATCAACTGGCTGTCAATTACCGGGGCATTCGGGGCTTGGAAGCCGTTAGTTTCCGGGTGGAACCAGGGCAATTAGTCGGTGTCATGGGGCCGAATGGTGCTGGCAAAAGCACGATGTTCAAAGCGATGCTGGGCTTGGTTCCTCGATTGGGAGGGGTAGTGCAGTACTGTACCTGTCCGCTGCATTGTCAGTTAGAGCGGGTGGCCTATGTGCCGCAGCGATCGCAAATTGACTGGGACTATCCGATCACAGTCTGGAATGTCGTGATGATGGCCCGAACCCGCCATTTAGGATGGTTTCGCCGTCCAGATCGAGCCAGCAAAGAAATTGTACGGATGGCTCTGGAGCAGTTGAATTTACTGGACTTGCGCGATCGCCGTATTGGGGATTTATCCGGAGGACAACAACAACGAGTCTTCCTGGCTCGTGCCCTGGCTCAACAAGCGGATTTGTTCCTGTTTGATGAACCCTTTACCGGAGTAGACAAAGCTACAGAAGCGATTATTCTGGATGTCCTGGCCCAACTCCGAGCCAAGGGAAAGATTTTGCTCGTCAGCAGCCATGAATGGGGCGGTGCATTATCTCATCTCGATCGCCTTTTGCTACTCAATCAGCGCTTAATTGCTGACGGTTCCCCTCAACAAGTCATGACTTCCGAAAACCTCCAGCAAGCCTATGGCACCCCCTTACAATCTTGCTCCGATCCGGATCTTGATGCCAACTTGTTTTGTTAATCTAAGTTTCTTAGTTGACTAGAACAAATCTACCATTTTTTGTAGAACCAATGTATCATTAAAAGTTACGGAGTTTCTTTTGTCCGCTCACGGGCAACGATCGCCAGGGGAATTCATGAACCCAGAGCAACCACTTGGTTCCGTTATTCAAGGCTCCCTCAGTCAGGGGTTGGAAGTTCGCCTGCACGCAGACATCTCTGTAGAAGATATGCGAGTCGGCAAGTTTCTGGTTGTTCAGGGTCGGCGATCGCGCTTCTTTTGTATGTTAACGGATGTCTCCTTAGGAACCAGCAGTCCTCGCATTCTGGCCAATCCCCCCGAACCAGACAACACCTTTCTGCAAGAAGTTCTGGCGGGCAGCGGCACCTATGGAACGGCAAATCTGTCGCCGATGCTGATGATGAATCAGGAACAGGGAGCCAGGAGCCGGGAGCGGGGATTGGGGGAAGAAATCCAAAATTCAAAATTCAAAATTCAAAATTCCAAGAAAGAAAACTCAAAACTCAAAACTCAAAACTCAAAACTGGCTTCTTATCAGGCCAATTCCAGCGCTGACATCGAACTACTGCCTGTCAAAACGATTCCCAGTCATTTCAGTCAGGTGTACGATGCGAGTGAGTGGGATTTTCGGGCGGTGTTCGGCTGGGAAGATGACCCACACCGGAGAAATTTTGCGATCGGGCAGCCGATGGATATTGATGTGCCCATTTGTCTGGATCTCGATCGGTTTGTAGAGCGCAGTAATGGGGTGTTTGGCAAATCGGGAACGGGGAAATCGTTTCTCACCCGGTTGTTGTTGTCGGGCATTATCCGCAAGCAGGCGGCTGTCAACCTGATCTTTGATATGCACTCTGAGTACGGTTGGGAGGCAACCCGGGAAGGCAAGCAGTTCAGCACCGTGAAAGGACTGCGGCAATTGTTTCCTGGCCAGGTACAGATTTATACCCTGGATCCAGAATCCACCAAACGGCGAGGGGTACGGGATGCCCAGGAACTTTACATTGGCTACGACCAGATTGATGTCGAAGATCTGATGCTGGTACGGGGCGAGTTAAACCTGTCAGAAGCCAGCCTGGAAAACGCGATTATTCTCCGCAACGAGTTTGGCAAGTCCTGGATTAATCGACTGCTGACCCTGAGCAACAGTGAAATTCAGGAGTTTT from Leptodesmis sichuanensis A121 includes:
- a CDS encoding phospholipase D-like domain-containing protein produces the protein MVLPHPFRSALTPSLGLLTLSLVACQTEVPQVTRPTPLPQDDQIQVYMNHEPAASYTEPYRQITRNGDNLEQVIIDTIAAARSTVDVAAQEFRLPGIAQALVERQKAGVRVRVILENTYSRPFSQFTAAEVARLPERERDRYNEARRLMDLNNDGQLSQNEIDQRDGLVILDKARIPRIDDTADGSAGSNLMHHKFVVVDNRTIIVTSANFTTSDIHGDFKFPLSRGNANNLLKINSPELAATFTEEFNIMWGDRASGQSGRLFGVKKPFRPARQFTIGASRVEVQFSPASRSTPWEDSSNGLIGRTLSSANQTIAMALFVFSDQTLVNRLEPLHRKGVNFKTLIDAGFAYRSYSEGLDMMGVALAENCQFEPDNRPWQPAIATVGVPRMPPGDLLHHKFGLVDGHTVITGSHNWTDAANRGNDETVIVVHNPIVAAHYQREFERLYTNAILGVPPAVQKKAAANYQCQPSASSQASKIASGQAEPTLRDPSQPFQKLKHPTNRNTRLTNQSQTKSVSHLKKATQRINLNTATQAELESLPGVGPSLAKRIIVARQQKRFTSLADFDQLSGVGPKLLEKLKDRVTW
- a CDS encoding DUF2288 domain-containing protein; its protein translation is MQDLREELAQTLDEAEWNWLSPHARRDSLIVVSQELNLLDVGVAIAEDDTSKVTRWIEEALIQKPSQIQLSDWNQNQMKRFNALIVQPYVLVQEI
- a CDS encoding YdcF family protein, producing MTVRGLLQLPNSSTRRPPRFRKKLVSAMALFLLPMAWFSYRGIQNYLTQPQAILVLGGAPERENFAANFARQHPELPIWISSGSNIEYTEDVFSKAGISFNRLHLDRTAVDTVTNFTTLVDELRSKGITSVYLVTSDTHMGRASLVGEIVFGSRGILLKPVSVPSTHQSEPWQKTARDGARALLWVATGHTGSTLSRHFGGR
- a CDS encoding tetratricopeptide repeat protein, which encodes MSLLGMPRLASGQALVPHVLRLDPTKLQQQGLSLAQEAVQLAQFQQYELALQRVRLATQLAPKSPEVWSLLGGLYLQTNEIDNGITALQKAQSLDNKNSAVLFALGSAYRQKGKYSQAVEYIKAGLQIKPNVPGALFDLGNTYLMMGQLSDAIVQYEKAIAQEKNYWPAINNIGLIKYESGRIDEAIQYWKTASAIDEKAAEPRLATAVALYMKGDQQQALALAEAAIKLDNSYADLKVLKENLWGDRLLADAKKLLETPQIRAAITQAQGRSSPAQQRPTPRR
- the thyX gene encoding FAD-dependent thymidylate synthase, with the protein product MDRFTVEVIAQTPQPQQVIYAAMHQDYAEEFVWSERDRFPSEEKCGELVVKHLLAGNRGHYGPLEHPQIVLNCGWFPHSTMQQIRTHRVGISFDVQCLAGDTEITFVKASGALRKIRIAELYDLWTHGEKAVRERKIQGRQGEPPGQYRRDCKTRLKNMRLRVLNEETGLFETSHIRDVMCSGLQPVYRLTLEDGRTLDCTTNHRLLTTQGWQTMGEAVGLQTAPDGSVVNMTHPCAVMANGVVAVGRGLYRDKVWLNQQIHLGLSTQEIANLAACSETSVRDWAKRLGLQLNQRNTQFHKGQKPWNYRANALYRDKQWLETQLNQGSSVDQMAEAAECSIEAIKKWAYYYGLALNKRPTPFQPGFTPWNKSKSGYHLNLSASSQEKCRENAARYTQRGPESNFWKGGTSETRELIGAWTRQVAPQVHAKYNYICQRCGCRGGELHAHHLVPVFADESLAYEFENLVSLCKTCHEYIHNNNLEAEFAAAFQSTTEPKNWQAKPKPQGRKLKPHPLAVIRIEYLGWQMTYDLEVEEPWHNFVANGLVVHNSFRYTGSRILDVVAGKRDVEEVFYLRPVGAYSDRQGKRYDYTEALRQQDLEWCLQACQRYKERIDQGFAEEHARGLIPFDVRQHWVMSANVRSLMHLLDLRWKSDAQLEAQKLCETIWPHFQAWVPAIADWYETNRLKKARLAP
- a CDS encoding response regulator, translating into MESESGYILLLAEHPRQVRVLMSLLGCSSHSVAIACSAEQAVTQVHEKPPFLIILAGDHQNWSHTLLQELRTRANAHPVTLVALTDFHAPSWIHQEENPGFDGFLVNPISSEVLSSLVQSAYTRQTCYSIR
- a CDS encoding polysaccharide deacetylase family protein; its protein translation is MQFAPLYPIVHQVLKPLFPQCLWSGNENVPTIALTFDDGPHPRYTPELLQVLDRHGVVASFFWLGVCVNRAPAIAEGIYRRGHWIGLHGYDHRSFPTLSSTELKLSLQRTQSEISRACQIPEQAILDVRPPNGFFTPKILDLLQEENYRSVMWSVVPEDWVNPGVATVVNRVLAQVKNGSIIVLHDGHCGGERVAEIVDHLIPILLRQGYRFVTIEQIWQQTSALPTKLIS
- a CDS encoding metal ABC transporter solute-binding protein, Zn/Mn family, producing the protein MLALMVGCLTSCTAMSPNPTVTGAAGVNTGTQRPKVVVTTTILCDMTKAIAEDTLDLTCLLKPGVDGHVYEAVPQDRRAIEDAQLILYSGYNFEPNLVKLIQSTSNPAPKIAVAEAAVKQPLMGEEHDHGESASEAGNQADNHGAKGDQAPDPHVWQNAANGAAMVKVIENHLAKLAPEKANLYTQNATRLATELTQIHTWIRSQIANIPVSNRKLVTTHDAMGYYAVAYGISVEGALQGISTEEKPTANRVKALVKEVKASGVPTLFAEVTVNPKLIEAVAKEANVKISEQELYSDSLGEPGSAADTYPKMLIANTKAIVEGLKGQYTAFQPR
- a CDS encoding metal ABC transporter ATP-binding protein, producing MLEVHQLAVNYRGIRGLEAVSFRVEPGQLVGVMGPNGAGKSTMFKAMLGLVPRLGGVVQYCTCPLHCQLERVAYVPQRSQIDWDYPITVWNVVMMARTRHLGWFRRPDRASKEIVRMALEQLNLLDLRDRRIGDLSGGQQQRVFLARALAQQADLFLFDEPFTGVDKATEAIILDVLAQLRAKGKILLVSSHEWGGALSHLDRLLLLNQRLIADGSPQQVMTSENLQQAYGTPLQSCSDPDLDANLFC
- a CDS encoding helicase HerA domain-containing protein, which produces MNPEQPLGSVIQGSLSQGLEVRLHADISVEDMRVGKFLVVQGRRSRFFCMLTDVSLGTSSPRILANPPEPDNTFLQEVLAGSGTYGTANLSPMLMMNQEQGARSRERGLGEEIQNSKFKIQNSKKENSKLKTQNSKLASYQANSSADIELLPVKTIPSHFSQVYDASEWDFRAVFGWEDDPHRRNFAIGQPMDIDVPICLDLDRFVERSNGVFGKSGTGKSFLTRLLLSGIIRKQAAVNLIFDMHSEYGWEATREGKQFSTVKGLRQLFPGQVQIYTLDPESTKRRGVRDAQELYIGYDQIDVEDLMLVRGELNLSEASLENAIILRNEFGKSWINRLLTLSNSEIQEFCETKMGSKSSIMALQRKLTRLDGLKYIRNSCPHNYVGQILDSLEAGKHVVIEFGSQSNLLSYMLATNVIARRIHHAYVQKAEKFLQTKNVSDRPRQLVITIEEAHRFLDPATVGQTIFGTIAREMRKYFVTLLVVDQRPSGIDNEVMSQIGTRITALLNDEKDIDAIFTGVSGGQALRSVLAKLDSKQQALILGHAVPMPVVIRTRPYDETFYAEVGDTAWNEAPDAFVFKTAEAAKADLGF